The following proteins come from a genomic window of Alosa sapidissima isolate fAloSap1 chromosome 20, fAloSap1.pri, whole genome shotgun sequence:
- the npas4a gene encoding neuronal PAS domain-containing protein 4A has translation MYRSTKGASKARRDQINGEIRNLKDLLPITDVDKARLSYLHIMSLACMYTRKSVFFNKDAPTTDSPEESFFSFHELSELLHEMPGFLLLVTGEGKLLFLSDSVSEHLGHSMVDLVAQGDSVYDIIDPTDHFIMRNNLVPPTTPETDRLFRCRFNTSKSVRRQSAGNKLVLIRARCLTPPVAPTSYWTSNPVWVCFCSPLEPHPPRPGPAPAPEPESSRRPDTEDNLFLACFYSQHSRDMRLQEAQDSVSDYLGLDVETLRSRSWYSLLHPQDLTHASAQHCSLLREGGEGRVEMVVRVESADHSWVWLYMVLQLEAGEHPIRSNNFVISESEAWSVRQQLSTEQSQLTLVLGSSSTSQPEGTSLQSPGTLSSPDQVFTPGSSGLSGQSFDFSTAMCSSSEEQASSSKTTAEVGGEGPRSSLSSLEEESFFQQLPPSGAEPLVSPSAASSPIPVTVATVPELDFLTQNILLPPSFQLEPPVPALPLPLPPVPTTQAQQTKDLVCTPPYTPQVSSGSNFPFGDPLFSFDPSGTTTPPPGSLTTTVTTTTTISQSSPGKPAGSTPPPTTTLSTLLPLSLTTPTTELLFPVDPCSGTLYEKLPPTPDSPGDGDCTVMTLPEVRGPLYVDVPMGPLHCPPEGLLTPEASPGKQPYLSFFSLEPEREREKMEISLLAEHIGTLAEGLYPDPLYSKLMTSSTSEPPSHPTLDPVGLDSLFSLLGDFYPIKSWRGLDLPIFSDEDSLFEERILESLLQDLATSPCPSPTPSLSSPTPFSPSFSSSTSTTPSTTPSTSPSTPTSPMCWHPLLHFDGASAAGASHFCSVQSARRNQAAGCGAVTERAPTPGDQANCEEEAEVAMEIEESPLLSSGVPMSPQLVASSVSASPPPVSPVQPGLPCAQSLLEELAALEPMFGAGASMTPGLGQQPELYQLQCHPMPQCFHKDGSGSDPPF, from the exons ATGTATCGGTCCACCAAAGGAGCGTCGAAAGCTCGAAGGGACCAGATCAATGGAGAGATTCGGAACCTCAAGGACTTGCTCCCCATCACCGATGTGGACAAGGCTCGACTCTCCTACCTACACATAATGTCTCTGGCCTGCATGTACACGAGAAAGTCGGTGTTTTTCAACAAAG ATGCTCCTACCACTGACAGCCCCGAGGAGAGCTTTTTCTCCTTTCATGAACTGTCGGAGTTGTTGCATGAAATGCCAGGATTCCTGCTTCTGGTGACGGGGGAGGGAAAACTGCTGTTCTTGTCAGACAGCGTATCTGAACATCTTGGCCACTCAATG GTAGATCTGGTTGCCCAGGGAGACAGTGTGTATGACATCATCGACCCCACGGATCATTTCATCATGAGGAATAATCTGGTGCCTCCAACAACCCCAGAGACAG ATCGCTTGTTTCGCTGCCGCTTCAACACCTCCAAGTCGGTGCGTCGTCAGAGTGCTGGAAACAAGCTGGTGCTGATCCGCGCTCGCTGCTTGACCCCTCCCGTGGCCCCCACCTCCTACTGGACCTCCAACCCTGTGTGGGTGTGCTTCTGCTCCCCGCTGGAGCCCCACCCTCCCCGGCCGGGCCCGGCTCCCGCCCCTGAACCCGAGTCCTCCCGGCGTCCGGACACGGAGGACAACCTCTTCTTGGCCTGCTTCTACTCCCAGCACAGCCGCGACATGAGGCTGCAGGAGGCGCAAGACAG TGTGAGTGACTACCTGGGCCTGGATGTGGAGACGCTGCGCTCCCGCTCGTGGTACAGCCTGCTGCATCCCCAGGACCTCACACACGCTTCCGCCCAGcactgcagcctgt tgagagaaggaggagagggccGAGTTGAGATGGTGGTGCGGGTGGAGAGCGCCGATCACTCCTGGGTCTGGCTGTACATGGTCTTGCAGCTGGAGGCTGGAGAACACCCCATCCGCAGCAATAACTTTGTCATCAG TGAGTCTGAGGCCTGGTCAGTGAGACAGCAGCTGAGCACCGAGCAGAGTCAGCTCACCCTGGTGCTCGGCTCGTCCAGCACCTCCCAGCCGGAGGGCACCAGTCTCCAGTCCCCCGGGACCCTCTCCAGCCCAGACCAGGTGTTCACGCCGGGCAGCAGTGGCCTCTCCGGGCAGTCCTTTGACTTCAGCACGGCCATGTGCAGCAGCAGCGAGGAGCAAGCCAGCAGCTCCAAGACGACGGCCGAGGTGGGTGGCGAGGGCCCCCGCTCCAGCCTGTCGTccctggaggaggagagctTCTTCCAGCAGCTTCCTCCCAGCGGTGCCGAGCCCCTGGTCAGCCCGTCCGCCGCCTCCTCGCCCATCCCGGTCACCGTGGCCACCGTGCCCGAGCTCGACTTCCTCACCCAAAACATTCTGCTGCCGCCGTCCTTCCAGCTGGAGCCGCCGGTGCCCGCGCTGCCCCTGCCACTCCCGCCCGTGCCCACCACGCAGGCCCAGCAGACCAAAGACCTCGTCTGCACGCCGCCCTACACCCCGCAGGTGAGCAGCGGGAGCAACTTCCCCTTCGGTGACCCGCTCTTCAGCTTCGACCCGTCCGGCACCACCACGCCTCCCCCGGGCTCCCTCACCACCaccgtcaccaccaccaccacgatcTCCCAGTCCTCGCCCGGCAAACCCGCGGGCAGCACCCCTCCGCCCACGACCACCCTGTCCACTCTCCTGCCTCTCTCCTTGACCACGCCAACCACCGAGCTGCTCTTCCCTGTAGATCCCTGCAGTGGCACCCTCTATGAGAAGCTGCCTCCCACTCCCGACAGCCCAGGGGACGGTGACTGCACCGTCATGACCCTTCCCGAGGTCCGCGGGCCCCTGTATGTTGACGTGCCAATGGGACCCCTCCACTGCCCCCCCGAGGGTCTCCTGACCCCTGAGGCCTCACCTGGCAAGCAGCCCTACCTGTCGTTCTTCTCCCTGGAGCCCGAGCGCGAGCGGGAGAAGATGGAGATCTCCCTGTTGGCTGAGCACATCGGCACCCTGGCCGAGGGTCTCTATCCTGACCCGCTCTACTCCAAGCTCatgacctcctccacctctgagCCCCCGTCCCACCCCACGCTGGACCCTGTGGGCCTGGACTCGCTCTTCTCCCTGCTGGGGGACTTCTATCCCATCAAGTCCTGGAGGGGCTTGGATCTCCCCATCTTCTCCGACGAAGACTCTCTGTTTGAAGAGAGAATTCTCGAGAGCCTCCTCCAAGACCTCGCCACGTCTCCATGCCCTTCTCCGACGCCTTCCCTCTCTTCGCCCACCCcgttctctccatctttctcctcctccacctccaccaccccctccaccaccccttCCACGTCTCCCTCCACCCCAACATCTCCCATGTGCTGGCATCCACTCCTGCACTTTGACGGGGCCTCTGCCGCAGGCGCCAGTCACTTCTGTAGCGTCCAATCGGCGCGCCGTAACCAGGCAGCCGGCTGCGGGGCGGTGACGGAGCGCGCTCCAACTCCGGGGGATCAGGCCAACTGCGAAGAGGAGGCTGAGGTCGCCATGGAGATAGAGGAGTCACCTCTGTTGTCCAGCGGCGTCCCCATGTCGCCTCAGCTGGTGGCCTCGTCCGTGTCAGCCTCCCCCCCGCCCGTCAGCCCCGTCCAGCCTGGCCTGCCCTGCGCCCAGTCCCTCCTGGAGGAGCTGGCCGCCCTGGAACCCATGTTTGGGGCAGGTGCCTCGATGACCCCTGGCCTGGGGCAACAACCTGAGTTGTATCAACTCCAATGTCACCCTATGCCTCAATGCTTCCACAAAG ATGGGAGCGGTAGTGATCCTCCGTTCTAA